The nucleotide sequence gggttaacagagaatggtctgaaaaagggaaaatatccagtgagcggcagttctgtcagtgcaaatgccttgttgatgtcagaggagaatggccagactggttcgagctgatggaaaggcagcagtaactcaaataaccgcaTCTCTGAACACGCAACACGTCTAactttgaggcggatgggctacagcagcagaagaccacaccgggtgccactcccgtcagctaagatcaggaaactgaggctacaaatattttcttggcacactttgggcccattagtaccaattgagtatcgtgtcaatgccacagcctacctgagtattgttgctaaccgtgcccatctctttatgaccagagtgtacccatcttctgatggctacttccagcagggtaacacatcataaagcacaaatcatctcagactggtttcttgaacataacaatgagttcactgtactcaaatggcctccacagtcaccagatctcaatccaatagagcacctttgggatgtattggaacaggagattcgtatcatggatttgcagctgacaaatctgcagcaactgtgtaatgctGTGTCATGTCAagatggaccaaaatctctgaggaatatttccagtaccttgttgaatctatgccatgaagaagtaaggcagttctgaaggcaaaagggggtccaacctagtgctagcaaggtgtacctaataaaaaggCTTGGTCTAACATTTTCATAAGTTGATGATAAAATTATGTTCTTTCTTCCTCCATGTGCACCTCAGTTCAGTtgcaatgttgtttttttgtctttgaaACAGAGAAGAGGTGGAGTGTATGAAAACTGGTCATGTCAGGACAGAGAAAAGGAGCTTCAGCACGTCTTCGGAAATGTGCCTTCTGTAGAACCAACAGAGATAAGGAGTGTGGTCAGTTACTGGTGGCAGAGAGCCACAGGGTGGCAGCCCACCACAAGTGCATGGTATGTTAGCTGTACAACAACTTCAACCAATTTAAAACAACCTACAAATCGATGCAACATTAAAAAAAGCCCGAGATGAGAAAACAGTATGTTATTTTTAGCTTGTAGTTGTATAATGTCTGTTGCATAATTGGTTTTTAGAAAAATAGAGTAGATgcttagtaaataaataattgaacacTAGTAAAATAATTAGATGCAAATGACTAgtatttaattgaataattaaatactaGTAATTAtggtataaataaatactataatcaAATACTAGTGTGATATCATAGTAAATAACACTATACAAGTTTATTCGGTAAGTAAATTAGCTAGTGTATCTTTATtgcgtgtgtttttttaaagtttactAAACAGtacaatatttaaatttgtcAACATCTTagaagctttttaaaatgtattattcacaacaaatcaacaaaaaagcctttCAATTTGTCGACTTTTAACAAACTGGTCTCAGGCAGTGGAAAAAAGAAATAGTACATTGTGTGTGATGTGATTAAAATGCAGTTTTGTCAATCTGATCACAAGTGGAAAATGCTGAAATATGGTTTTGAATAGGGGGAGCTCTCTATGAAATCAGGAAAACGGACAAAAGTGACTAGGTTTAAACAGAAGTGTATCTTCCTATCTATTTGTGATCTAATTTACCAGAGCAAATCTTAAATCCAGGTGCAAACTGGGccaataatgttaattgcatatACAAAGACATGAAACGTGCGATAACATTTATTGTATCTAACAAATGCCTTGTgtgtggtttgtttttgttttcaactCAGCTATTCTCATCAGCCTTGGTCACATCTCATTCAGACAGTGAAAACATCGGAGGCTTTTCTATTGAAGATGTGAAGAAGGAGATAAAAAGAGGAAATAAACTAGTATGCATTCAGTCCAACACCTTTCAAAAAACGTAGTCCTTTATTTAGGCTAAAAATAGAGAATGACCTATAgccttttttttctgttcagatGTGCACTTCCTGTCACCGGCCTGGGGCGACCATCGGCTGTGATGTAAAAACATGTAGAAGGACGTACCATTACTATTGTGCTCTATGGGATAAAGCCCAGACCAAGGAGAATCCCTCTCAAGGCATCTATCTGTAAGCATCATGAAGACACCGCatggttaaaggaatagtttacctgACAATgacaattctgacatcatttactcacccttcacttgtttcaaacccgtttcttctgttgaacacaaaagaagatattttgaagaatgttgaaaagcaGTAGCCTTTGACTTCCatctatatttttgttttactatgcaagtcaatggttacaggtttttaactttctttctaatatcttttttgtgtttaacagaagaaagcaactccaaataggtttggaaccaggtaaaaggtgagtaaacggtgcagttttcatttttgggtcgaTTTTccctttaaaaatgcatttattgttattaactCTATTTCTTTCCGTTTTCTTCAAATTAGTGTTTACTGTCGCAAACACAGAGATGCCTCTCAAGATGGCAGTGATGGTAACTAACTCTGTTTCAttcattgttttaaataaaccTGTTTGTAAACCTGCCTTTATTAGATATTTGTTCTTATTCGCAGATGAACAGGGAGTTGCAGCCAATGATTCGGATTCATCTCCACCGAGGAGCAGAGGAAGGGGGCGTTTCGAGAAAAGCAGAATCAGAGGTGTATCTCGCGGACAGTCAGATGACACCCGATCCACGTCGTCGCAAGGCAATGACGATACAGAAAGCTCCTCGCATGTAGGAGACTTGACTTTTTCCTCTTCTAACC is from Danio rerio strain Tuebingen ecotype United States chromosome 14, GRCz12tu, whole genome shotgun sequence and encodes:
- the phf6 gene encoding PHD finger protein 6 isoform X2, with amino-acid sequence MSGQRKGASARLRKCAFCRTNRDKECGQLLVAESHRVAAHHKCMLFSSALVTSHSDSENIGGFSIEDVKKEIKRGNKLMCTSCHRPGATIGCDVKTCRRTYHYYCALWDKAQTKENPSQGIYLVYCRKHRDASQDGSDDEQGVAANDSDSSPPRSRGRGRFEKSRIRGVSRGQSDDTRSTSSQGNDDTESSSHRDRSPLRGSPGDSGLRCGFCHAGEEENETRGVLHSDNAKKVAAHYKCMLFSSGTVQLTTSSRAEFGNFDIKTVIQEIKRGKRMKCTLCAQLGATIGCEIKACVKTYHYHCGLQDKAKYIENMARGIYKLYCKNHSGNEERDEEDEERESRSREKAAIDNRADPPSQVNGN
- the phf6 gene encoding PHD finger protein 6 isoform X1 produces the protein MSGQRKGASARLRKCAFCRTNRDKECGQLLVAESHRVAAHHKCMLFSSALVTSHSDSENIGGFSIEDVKKEIKRGNKLMCTSCHRPGATIGCDVKTCRRTYHYYCALWDKAQTKENPSQGIYLRKQLQIGLEPGKSVYCRKHRDASQDGSDDEQGVAANDSDSSPPRSRGRGRFEKSRIRGVSRGQSDDTRSTSSQGNDDTESSSHRDRSPLRGSPGDSGLRCGFCHAGEEENETRGVLHSDNAKKVAAHYKCMLFSSGTVQLTTSSRAEFGNFDIKTVIQEIKRGKRMKCTLCAQLGATIGCEIKACVKTYHYHCGLQDKAKYIENMARGIYKLYCKNHSGNEERDEEDEERESRSREKAAIDNRADPPSQVNGN
- the phf6 gene encoding PHD finger protein 6 (The RefSeq protein has 1 substitution compared to this genomic sequence), whose amino-acid sequence is MSGQRKGASARLRKCAFCRTNRDKECGQLLVAESHRVAAHHKCMLFSSALVTSHSDSENIGGFSIEDVKKEIKRGNKLMCTSCHRPGATIGCDVKTCRRTYHYYCALWDKAQTKENPSQGIYLVYCRKHRDASQDGSDDEQGVAANDSDSSPPRSRGRGRFEKSRIRGVSRGQSDDTRSTSSQGNDDTESSSHRDRSPLRGSPGDSGLRCGFCHAGEEENETRGVLHSDNAKKVAAHCKCMLFSSGTVQLTTSSRAEFGNFDIKTVIQEIKRGKRMKCTLCAQLGATIGCEIKACVKTYHYHCGLQDKAKYIENMARGIYKLYCKNHSGNEERDEEDEERESRSREKAAIDNRADPPSQVNGN